One window of Desulfarculus baarsii DSM 2075 genomic DNA carries:
- the drmA gene encoding DISARM system helicase DrmA yields the protein MANNKKSDDSVTNTTAREAIPARNSWRIRLGDEAHNRRFSVTVDHGSSLFRGVEEGDAVLIAGGDPLAAVSFARIYRIRAKLDETTFFFDSVLPVNGGKTLTELGVTAPESKAAMVRLEWPVFEAALKTACGIAFGALPVLEGGSAEEQAYVRELLQLAVIDDLLGPADGPVEEIVGMSVRDRYLVGKLAPMDTAPDAAETDTFGESGHPDSEERDEEVDTSTHRSLVPSSMGFTFCVDGELENVQLFANWGRYERTQSERENEETGKSPRCWKRIPSGGSAVVSLKKRTIEPIRIDADCPSVVVQGSVSTPLENGDRLVTLFLVNTQTMPEQNQDQAWIFQPELSVRDMEGRAVFRRRPILRADEFDEEREALEMIYRDRVEFAVGHGISVHATVSEEDRERATEVRTAVLPEYEIQVTETPGLEPEDRPAMRRMIADGLLDMERLADLERDELIAGLKVLTDDYAEWIAEDRNAIGSQVVGYDIPATEAMDRCNLILERLREGVDVLAADDRALAAFRFANRAMASQRIHSLYALAKRRGDEVTVEALNVRKNRSWRHFQLAFMLLSIPALADPTHRDRTQPLDAFADLLWFPTGGGKTEAYLGVAAFTMGVRRLQGNMGGLDGGRGLAVIMRYTLRLLTLQQFQRATALICAMEVLRRAEPAVWGDAPFTIGLWVGQRVTPNTTDESHAAIEKERDGRYGTGSTPAQLTSCPWCGSEIAPGRDIRVDRGLDRTFLYCGDKYGRCEFSQAKSNNLGLPVLVVDNEIYRHPPSMLIATVDKFAMMAWRGQVRTLFGKANRECPRHGLLWPEADCNGNHTKKGSLEAVKVKEITPIRPPDLIIQDEFHLISGPLGTMVGLYETAVDELSTWSIGGKTIRPKVIASTATVRKAEEQVNNVFLRKVSVFPPHGLNVEDNFFSVQRSVKDKPGRLYMGICSPGSSRPAVLIRVYVALLTAAQSLFQRFGVAADPYMTVVGYFNSLRELGGMRRLAEDDVQTRAYRVQMSEVKRPGLSQRSVRIVDELTSRVSNKEIPKKLDQLEVKFKPTWEKGETRAIDIVLATNMLSVGVDVNRIGLMVVNGQPKNTAEYIQATSRVGRSFPGLVCTVLTWSRPRDLSHYETFEHYHATFYKHVEAQSVTPFAARALDRGLTGAMVSLLRLENDSMNPNPGAQSLDSSAKAEALRARKVLSERAWKVKDKAARTIADTMTADRIDRWVKEAVQAGRRLGYETARGQGDLAALLKKPGALAWDEFTVPMSMREVEPGVQLIMDASKNSTEPPSWKPKIKKANGGDA from the coding sequence ATGGCAAACAATAAAAAATCTGACGATTCCGTAACCAACACTACAGCTCGGGAAGCGATCCCTGCTCGTAACTCTTGGCGCATTCGTCTCGGTGACGAAGCACACAACCGACGCTTTTCGGTGACCGTCGATCACGGCTCTTCGCTCTTCCGGGGTGTCGAGGAAGGTGATGCCGTGCTGATCGCCGGTGGCGACCCGTTGGCTGCAGTCTCGTTCGCCCGCATCTACCGCATTCGCGCCAAGCTCGACGAAACGACATTCTTCTTCGATAGCGTCCTTCCCGTGAATGGCGGAAAGACGCTGACCGAACTCGGTGTGACCGCGCCCGAATCCAAGGCCGCCATGGTGCGACTGGAGTGGCCGGTATTCGAGGCGGCGCTGAAAACGGCCTGTGGTATCGCCTTCGGTGCCTTGCCCGTGCTGGAAGGCGGCTCCGCCGAGGAGCAGGCCTACGTGCGGGAGTTGCTTCAATTGGCCGTCATCGACGACCTGCTCGGTCCGGCGGACGGGCCGGTCGAAGAGATCGTGGGCATGAGTGTTCGCGATCGCTACCTGGTGGGCAAGCTGGCTCCGATGGACACGGCTCCGGATGCGGCGGAGACGGACACCTTCGGCGAATCGGGACACCCGGATTCCGAGGAGCGAGACGAGGAAGTCGACACGTCCACCCATCGATCCCTGGTTCCATCGTCCATGGGGTTCACCTTCTGCGTCGACGGAGAACTGGAAAACGTCCAACTGTTCGCCAACTGGGGGCGTTACGAACGGACGCAGAGCGAGCGGGAGAACGAAGAGACGGGCAAATCCCCGCGTTGCTGGAAACGCATACCCTCGGGCGGCTCCGCCGTGGTCTCCCTGAAGAAGCGGACCATTGAGCCGATCCGGATCGACGCGGACTGCCCTTCGGTCGTGGTGCAGGGCTCGGTCAGCACCCCACTGGAAAACGGCGACAGGCTGGTTACGCTCTTTCTGGTCAACACCCAGACCATGCCCGAACAGAACCAGGATCAGGCCTGGATATTCCAGCCCGAACTGAGCGTGCGCGACATGGAGGGGCGTGCGGTGTTCCGGCGTCGCCCGATCCTGCGGGCCGACGAGTTCGACGAGGAGCGTGAAGCACTCGAAATGATCTATCGGGACCGGGTCGAGTTCGCCGTCGGACACGGCATCTCGGTCCACGCGACCGTCTCGGAAGAGGATCGCGAGCGAGCCACGGAGGTCAGAACCGCCGTGCTGCCCGAGTACGAGATCCAGGTGACCGAAACGCCCGGCCTCGAACCGGAAGACCGCCCGGCCATGCGTCGGATGATCGCGGATGGCCTGCTTGATATGGAACGCCTCGCCGATCTCGAACGAGACGAACTGATCGCCGGGCTGAAAGTGCTGACGGACGACTACGCGGAGTGGATCGCCGAAGACCGGAATGCCATCGGCAGCCAAGTCGTGGGATACGACATCCCGGCTACCGAGGCGATGGATCGTTGCAATCTGATACTGGAGAGGCTCAGGGAAGGCGTCGACGTCCTGGCGGCGGACGACCGGGCGCTGGCCGCTTTCCGGTTCGCCAACCGCGCCATGGCCTCGCAGCGTATTCACAGTCTTTACGCGCTCGCCAAACGTCGTGGCGACGAGGTCACCGTCGAGGCATTGAACGTTCGCAAGAACCGCTCCTGGCGACATTTCCAGTTGGCGTTCATGCTGCTTTCCATTCCGGCGCTCGCCGACCCGACTCACCGGGACCGCACCCAACCATTGGATGCTTTCGCCGACCTGCTCTGGTTCCCCACCGGCGGCGGCAAGACCGAGGCCTACCTCGGTGTCGCGGCCTTCACTATGGGCGTCCGTCGCCTCCAGGGCAACATGGGCGGCCTTGATGGCGGACGTGGCCTGGCCGTGATCATGCGCTACACCTTGCGGTTGCTGACCCTGCAACAGTTTCAACGGGCCACGGCCCTGATCTGCGCCATGGAAGTGCTGCGCCGGGCCGAACCGGCGGTCTGGGGCGACGCGCCGTTCACCATCGGTCTATGGGTGGGCCAGCGGGTCACCCCGAACACCACCGACGAGAGTCATGCGGCGATCGAAAAGGAACGGGACGGCAGGTATGGCACGGGCTCGACACCGGCCCAGTTGACCAGTTGTCCGTGGTGCGGCTCCGAGATCGCCCCCGGCCGTGATATTCGAGTCGACAGGGGTCTCGACCGAACCTTCCTCTATTGCGGCGACAAGTACGGCCGCTGCGAATTCAGTCAGGCCAAATCGAATAATCTGGGACTTCCTGTGCTGGTGGTGGACAACGAAATCTATCGTCATCCGCCCTCAATGTTGATCGCCACCGTGGACAAGTTCGCCATGATGGCCTGGCGCGGGCAGGTCCGCACTCTCTTCGGCAAGGCGAACCGCGAATGTCCGCGCCACGGGCTGCTCTGGCCCGAGGCCGACTGCAACGGCAACCACACCAAGAAAGGGTCACTGGAAGCGGTCAAGGTCAAAGAGATCACTCCCATTCGTCCGCCGGATCTGATCATCCAGGACGAATTCCATCTGATCAGCGGACCGCTGGGAACCATGGTCGGCCTGTACGAAACCGCCGTGGACGAGTTGTCGACCTGGTCGATCGGCGGAAAGACGATCCGCCCCAAGGTCATCGCCTCGACCGCCACCGTTCGTAAAGCCGAGGAACAGGTGAACAACGTCTTTCTCAGGAAGGTTTCGGTGTTTCCGCCCCATGGCCTCAATGTCGAGGACAACTTTTTCTCGGTGCAGCGCTCGGTGAAAGACAAGCCTGGCCGACTCTACATGGGGATCTGTTCGCCGGGCAGTTCCCGTCCCGCCGTTCTGATCCGTGTCTACGTCGCCCTGCTGACCGCCGCCCAGTCGCTGTTTCAGCGCTTCGGAGTGGCGGCCGACCCGTACATGACCGTGGTCGGGTATTTCAACTCCTTGCGCGAGTTGGGGGGCATGCGGCGGCTGGCGGAGGACGATGTGCAGACCCGTGCCTATCGCGTTCAGATGAGCGAGGTGAAGCGACCGGGGCTGAGCCAGCGTTCGGTACGCATCGTGGACGAATTGACCTCGCGGGTTTCGAACAAGGAGATTCCCAAGAAGCTCGACCAACTGGAGGTCAAGTTCAAGCCAACCTGGGAAAAGGGCGAGACGCGGGCCATCGACATCGTCCTGGCCACCAACATGCTGTCGGTGGGTGTCGACGTCAATCGTATCGGACTGATGGTCGTCAACGGCCAACCGAAGAACACGGCGGAATACATTCAGGCCACGAGCCGCGTCGGCCGTTCTTTCCCGGGGCTCGTCTGTACGGTGCTCACCTGGTCGCGGCCTCGCGATCTGTCCCATTACGAAACGTTCGAGCACTATCACGCGACGTTTTACAAGCATGTCGAGGCCCAGTCCGTGACGCCGTTCGCGGCGAGAGCGCTGGATCGTGGCTTGACCGGTGCGATGGTGAGTCTCCTCCGGCTCGAAAACGATTCCATGAACCCGAATCCCGGGGCGCAATCCCTCGACAGTTCCGCCAAGGCGGAAGCCCTGAGAGCACGGAAGGTGCTGTCCGAGCGTGCCTGGAAGGTGAAGGACAAGGCGGCGAGAACCATCGCCGACACCATGACCGCCGATCGGATCGACCGGTGGGTGAAGGAAGCGGTGCAGGCCGGGCGCAGACTGGGTTACGAGACGGCGCGTGGGCAAGGAGACCTCGCCGCCCTCCTGAAAAAGCCCGGAGCGTTGGCGTGGGACGAGTTCACGGTCCCCATGTCGATGCGCGAAGTGGAACCCGGAGTTCAACTGATCATGGATGCCTCGAAGAACTCTACCGAACCTCCGTCCTGGAAACCGAAGATCAAGAAAGCGAACGGAGGTGACGCATGA
- a CDS encoding Eco57I restriction-modification methylase domain-containing protein encodes MVRNLSKHAEWLSLIEISGPFLTVSMLERAFPQGLEAVETPRRRKLRAAYDEWREAVDQQDELLSELHQEWVRLVLTEMLEYDHESLVHADEWPGELPSVSSQEHTGTFKPDWIVRSPADAKPRLFIAVLSPDTDLESVQRGDDWPVSLQERMTLLCRAHGVRVGLLTDGERWMLVNAPVGSTSSQASWYARLWSQELITLKAFQSLLGVRRCFGPAEDTLESLLDESLKHHEEVTDTLGEQVRRAVEVLVQCLDKADEDRNRELLREVKPAELYEAGLTVMMRLVFVLCAEERNLLPMDCDTYVQNYAISTMRGQLAEDAALHGPEILDRRYDAWARFLAVFRAVYGGISYQDMPLPALGGSLFDPDRFPFLEGRAKGTSWRYKSAAPLPIDNRTVLLLLNSLQILEQSGGALLLSYRALDVEQIGHVYEGLLEHTVARVPRVTLGLQGTQKAKNPNVALAELESARLDGEAALVKLVLDVTGRSESAIRNGLAKLADDTVIGRVLGVCGGDTALAERIRPFTNLIRTDAWDDPIVYRDNSFMVTLGADRRETGTHYTPKSLTESIVTTTLEPVVYVGPAEGKPREEWTLKSSREIIDLKVCDPAMGSGAFLVQACRYLGEKLVEAWLHEEAAGKAITVDGEALDQLGAEEPLPSQLDERLTIARRLVAERCLYGVDVNPLAVELAKLSIWLVTLAKGRPFGFLNHNLRSGDSLLGIHRLEQLTRLRMDADAGQKGQRRIFGQNIEAAVNEAIELRKRLRATIIRDIKDVEAMARLDREARLKLESVELIADAMIGEALRCGGNTRALDAALDTLATMAGDFLSGNEGMGELIASQARKNLSIAPRNAGGIKSPFHWALEFPEVFSSCKGAGFNAVIGNPPWGAEFSDQELSFHKSRYSNSSYKLINSFKFFIELMSTISDEEFGIYSFLVPTSLFEHIGCKDTRALLVSQKPYMFVDCGDGMFANVTQSCCYGIVSKEKAGEDHLVMLTNAIEDELSRERSFFDASDKKFKVSLFDIKKRPNLVLSSNYSHAELGVGWCTLKDIADVFDSGIDYSRKELGRDVFYNGSAPDESGDHKVLRGRNVDKFDLSFDGIWLRSNWRDIQSEHFARDKKSRLKVNDIIYKKTPKILVRQTGDKIICTVDVNAFFHQKSLLSIVPKGPLSASVICAYLNHPNTTESYQKMTMQTGKVFSQVKKNYLEQIPVPAIRDLDKEEEIEALVDSLIGESFDGHDRDQIFLQINTLVAAIFSAANDATEPYECFIRNAKVSASEHSESRKSTIRKTSPQPTFFDGNFQKERKLSPAKYVMDFLLERQNWFSKENILSACPIPANQWQATINQLLADGLVERQGERRGAKYRAVKRNR; translated from the coding sequence ATGGTGAGAAATCTATCCAAACACGCCGAATGGCTCTCCCTGATCGAGATATCCGGTCCTTTTCTGACCGTGTCCATGCTGGAAAGGGCGTTCCCGCAAGGGCTGGAAGCCGTGGAGACTCCACGACGCCGGAAACTCAGGGCCGCTTATGATGAATGGCGCGAAGCTGTGGACCAGCAAGACGAGCTTCTGTCGGAATTGCACCAGGAATGGGTCCGTCTGGTGCTGACGGAAATGCTCGAATACGACCACGAATCTCTTGTCCACGCGGACGAATGGCCGGGCGAACTTCCGAGCGTTTCGTCGCAGGAACACACCGGGACGTTCAAGCCAGACTGGATCGTGCGCTCTCCCGCAGACGCAAAGCCACGCCTGTTCATCGCCGTTTTGTCGCCTGACACCGATCTCGAATCCGTCCAGCGAGGCGACGACTGGCCCGTATCCCTCCAGGAGCGCATGACCCTGCTTTGTCGCGCCCATGGTGTGCGCGTGGGGCTTTTGACCGATGGCGAACGTTGGATGCTGGTCAACGCGCCGGTCGGCTCCACTTCCAGTCAGGCGTCGTGGTACGCTCGCCTCTGGTCCCAGGAGCTGATTACGCTGAAGGCCTTCCAGTCGTTGCTCGGTGTGCGGCGCTGTTTCGGCCCGGCGGAAGACACCCTGGAATCACTTCTGGACGAATCCCTCAAGCATCACGAGGAGGTCACCGACACCCTCGGCGAGCAGGTCCGTCGTGCGGTCGAGGTGCTCGTGCAGTGTCTCGACAAGGCCGACGAGGACCGCAACCGTGAGCTGCTTCGCGAGGTGAAACCCGCCGAGCTCTACGAGGCGGGTCTGACGGTGATGATGCGGCTGGTATTCGTCCTTTGCGCCGAGGAACGAAATCTTTTGCCAATGGACTGCGACACATATGTCCAGAACTACGCCATTTCCACGATGCGCGGACAGCTCGCTGAAGATGCCGCACTTCACGGTCCTGAGATTTTGGACCGTCGATATGATGCCTGGGCGCGATTTCTGGCTGTTTTTCGTGCAGTGTACGGTGGGATTAGTTACCAAGATATGCCGTTGCCAGCCCTGGGCGGCTCGTTGTTCGATCCCGACCGTTTTCCGTTCCTGGAGGGCCGGGCCAAAGGCACCAGTTGGCGGTACAAATCGGCCGCGCCGCTGCCGATCGACAACCGCACCGTGCTGCTGCTTCTGAACTCGTTGCAGATTTTGGAGCAGTCCGGTGGTGCGCTGCTGCTGTCCTACCGTGCGCTTGATGTCGAACAGATCGGGCATGTCTACGAAGGCCTGCTCGAACACACCGTAGCTCGCGTTCCCCGCGTGACCCTGGGCCTGCAGGGGACACAGAAGGCGAAGAATCCGAACGTGGCGCTCGCCGAGCTGGAATCGGCACGGCTGGACGGCGAGGCGGCACTCGTCAAATTGGTTCTGGACGTCACCGGGCGGAGCGAATCGGCCATCAGGAACGGCCTTGCCAAGCTCGCCGACGACACGGTCATCGGACGGGTATTGGGTGTCTGCGGTGGCGACACCGCATTGGCCGAACGTATCCGCCCCTTCACGAATCTGATCCGCACCGACGCCTGGGACGATCCGATCGTCTATCGCGACAATTCGTTCATGGTCACCCTTGGGGCCGATCGGCGAGAGACCGGTACCCATTACACCCCGAAATCCCTCACCGAGAGTATCGTCACCACCACGCTCGAACCGGTGGTGTACGTCGGCCCGGCCGAGGGCAAGCCCCGCGAGGAATGGACGCTCAAGTCTTCGCGGGAAATTATCGACCTCAAGGTCTGCGACCCCGCCATGGGTTCGGGGGCCTTTCTCGTTCAGGCCTGCCGCTATCTCGGCGAGAAGCTGGTTGAGGCTTGGCTCCACGAGGAGGCTGCCGGTAAGGCCATCACCGTCGACGGAGAGGCGCTCGACCAGCTCGGAGCCGAGGAACCCCTGCCGTCCCAGCTCGACGAACGGCTGACCATCGCCCGCCGCCTGGTGGCCGAGCGATGTCTGTACGGTGTGGACGTCAACCCGCTGGCCGTGGAACTGGCCAAGCTCTCAATCTGGCTGGTGACCCTCGCCAAGGGGAGGCCGTTCGGCTTTCTCAATCACAACCTCCGTTCCGGCGACAGCCTGCTGGGCATCCACCGGTTGGAGCAGCTCACCCGGTTGCGGATGGATGCGGATGCCGGGCAAAAGGGCCAGCGCCGCATCTTCGGGCAAAACATTGAGGCGGCTGTCAACGAAGCCATTGAACTGCGCAAACGGCTCCGCGCCACGATTATCCGGGATATAAAGGATGTCGAAGCCATGGCTCGGTTGGACCGTGAGGCACGGCTCAAGCTCGAATCTGTCGAATTGATTGCCGACGCCATGATTGGGGAGGCGCTCCGATGTGGTGGCAATACCCGGGCTCTTGATGCCGCGCTGGATACGCTTGCGACCATGGCGGGTGATTTTCTGAGCGGTAACGAGGGGATGGGCGAGCTAATTGCTAGTCAGGCAAGAAAAAACTTGTCTATTGCTCCGAGAAACGCAGGAGGCATAAAGAGTCCATTTCACTGGGCCTTAGAATTTCCGGAGGTTTTTTCATCTTGCAAAGGAGCTGGCTTCAACGCCGTCATTGGCAATCCACCATGGGGGGCTGAATTCAGCGATCAAGAGCTCTCATTCCACAAGAGTCGCTACTCCAACTCGTCGTACAAACTGATAAATTCGTTTAAATTTTTCATAGAATTAATGAGCACCATTTCCGATGAAGAATTCGGCATTTATTCTTTTTTGGTTCCGACAAGCCTGTTTGAGCATATTGGCTGCAAAGATACAAGAGCGCTCCTTGTTTCACAGAAGCCATACATGTTCGTTGATTGCGGTGACGGCATGTTTGCCAATGTGACCCAATCATGTTGTTACGGCATCGTTTCCAAAGAAAAAGCCGGAGAAGACCACTTGGTTATGCTTACAAATGCAATCGAAGACGAGTTGTCTCGAGAGCGCTCCTTTTTCGACGCGTCAGACAAAAAATTTAAAGTCAGTCTTTTTGACATCAAAAAAAGACCAAATCTTGTTCTTAGCTCTAATTATTCACATGCAGAATTAGGAGTTGGCTGGTGTACCTTGAAGGATATAGCTGATGTCTTTGATAGCGGTATCGATTATTCCAGAAAAGAACTTGGCAGAGACGTTTTTTACAACGGCTCAGCACCAGACGAATCAGGTGACCATAAAGTTTTAAGGGGTCGGAACGTCGATAAGTTCGATCTTTCTTTCGATGGAATTTGGTTGAGGAGTAATTGGAGAGACATACAATCTGAGCATTTTGCTCGCGACAAAAAGAGCAGGCTCAAGGTAAACGATATTATATATAAGAAAACCCCAAAAATTCTCGTTCGCCAGACGGGTGACAAAATAATCTGCACAGTTGATGTGAATGCTTTTTTTCATCAAAAGTCACTGCTTAGCATTGTTCCTAAAGGCCCTCTTTCTGCATCGGTTATCTGTGCATATCTGAATCATCCAAACACGACAGAATCTTACCAAAAGATGACCATGCAAACCGGAAAGGTATTCTCTCAAGTAAAAAAGAACTATCTCGAGCAAATTCCAGTTCCAGCCATACGAGATTTAGACAAGGAAGAAGAAATCGAAGCGCTCGTTGACAGCTTGATTGGTGAATCGTTTGACGGGCACGATAGAGACCAGATTTTTTTACAGATAAACACTCTTGTTGCTGCCATTTTCTCAGCAGCTAATGATGCTACTGAGCCGTATGAATGTTTTATAAGAAATGCCAAGGTAAGCGCAAGCGAACACAGTGAATCCCGCAAAAGCACCATTAGGAAGACAAGTCCGCAGCCGACTTTTTTTGATGGCAATTTTCAGAAGGAAAGAAAATTAAGTCCTGCAAAATATGTCATGGACTTCTTACTCGAACGTCAAAACTGGTTTTCAAAAGAAAACATTCTTTCCGCATGTCCTATCCCCGCCAACCAATGGCAAGCGACAATCAATCAACTTCTCGCCGACGGCCTGGTGGAGCGCCAAGGCGAAAGGCGAGGTGCGAAATATAGAGCGGTGAAACGGAATCGATGA
- a CDS encoding restriction endonuclease, which produces MKWQEYQEAVAVFYEQLDGFGTVHRNVYLPDLVTGQRRQVDVMIEMTERGHSLRMLIDAKFHSTPLDVKDIEEVAALSQAVGAHKTIIVAANGFTSPAETKARFIQCDLKTLSIEEALDLIVPDKWKMCPVCNADCIVLDQEGMTSLDNGLIFWWLAGQCRGCKCARVHCQDCGQKMYIEIGESLVCGCGHEWHATDEGIAIEFFKEEPQW; this is translated from the coding sequence ATGAAATGGCAGGAGTACCAGGAAGCTGTCGCCGTATTCTATGAACAGTTGGACGGATTCGGGACTGTTCATCGCAATGTCTACTTGCCGGATCTCGTGACGGGACAACGTAGGCAAGTCGATGTAATGATCGAGATGACCGAGAGGGGGCACTCGTTGCGTATGCTCATCGATGCGAAATTCCATTCAACGCCTCTCGACGTCAAGGATATCGAAGAAGTCGCAGCGCTTTCACAGGCTGTCGGTGCGCACAAAACAATCATCGTAGCGGCGAACGGATTCACTTCTCCGGCCGAGACAAAGGCTCGATTCATTCAATGCGATTTGAAAACTCTGTCCATAGAAGAGGCTTTGGACCTCATCGTCCCTGACAAATGGAAAATGTGCCCGGTATGCAACGCCGATTGCATTGTCCTTGATCAGGAAGGTATGACGTCGCTCGATAATGGTTTGATTTTTTGGTGGCTGGCAGGGCAATGCCGTGGATGTAAATGTGCCCGCGTACATTGCCAAGATTGCGGACAAAAAATGTATATAGAAATTGGTGAATCTCTGGTGTGCGGGTGTGGCCATGAATGGCACGCCACCGATGAAGGAATTGCCATCGAATTTTTCAAGGAAGAGCCCCAATGGTGA